DNA from Nitrospira sp.:
CGAGAAGGATAACTTCTGGCAGATGGCCGATACGGGCCCCTGCGGCCCCTGTTCGGAACTTCACTTCGATCAAGGCCCTGCCGTACCGGGCGATGCGACGCCCAACGGCGAAGGGGATCGGGTCATCGAAATCTGGAACCTGGTCTTCATGCAGTTCAACCGCGACAGCGCCGGGACGTTGAATCCACTGCCCAAACCGAGCATCGATACAGGCATGGGGCTGGAACGGTTGGCGGCGGTGGCGCAGGGGAAACTCAGCAACTACGACAGCGACCTGTTCGCTCCCTTGCTGGCGGCGATCGGTACGCGGGCCGGCGCGCGATACGGCGCGCAGGAGCAGGCGGATCGATCCATGCGGGTCATCGCGGACCATTTGCGCGCGATCACCTTCCTCATGGCCGATGGCGTGTTGCCGTCGAACGAAGGCCGGGGGTACGTGCTGCGCCGGATTCTTCGCCGCGCCGCCCGCCACGGCCGTTTGTTGGGAATCACGGAGCCGTTTCTACACGAGCTGACGGCGGCGGTGGTCGAACGGATGGGGGCGGCCTATCACGAATTGCGTACGGCGGCCGATACGGTGAAGGAGGCGACGCGCGGCGAGGAAGAGCGGTTCATTGCCACGCTCGATCAGGGATTGCCCATTCTCACCGACATGCTGGCGAAGGTGCGGGCGGCGGGACAACATACTCTCCCCGGCGCGGACATTTTCAAGTTGTACGACACCTACGGTTTTCCGATGGACCTGATCGCGGAAGCCTGTCGTGAACAGGACATCACGCTCGACGAGACAGGATTCGAAGCGGCCATCGAAGAGCAACGGACGCGCGCCAGAAAGACGGGAGGCTTCGAGACTGAAACGACCAGACCGGTGTTGAGCGAGCTGGCCGGGCGCGTGGGGACCAGCAAATTCGTCGGTTATGAGCGGCTGACTTCCGAAGGCCTGGTGCAGGCGCTCCTCAAGGGCGAGCGTCTCGTCAAGGAAGCCCATGAGGGGGATGAGGTCGAGGTCGTGCTGGATGTCACGCCGTTTTATGCGGAGGGCGGTGGGCAAGCCGGTGATCAGGGGGTGCTGATCGGGACAGACGGGCGCGTTGAGATTCGTGATACGACCAGGCCTGTGCCGACCTTGATCGTCCATAAGGGCCTGGTGTCATCCGGCTCGATCCGCGATGGGGAGCGATTGCAACTCTCGGTGAACCGCCGTACCAGGCAGGATGCGGCCCGCAACCATACGGCCACCCATTTGGTCCATGCCGCCCTGCGGGACCTGTTGGGGCCGCACGTCAAACAGTATGGTTCCCTCGTCGCGCCGAATCGCCTGCGGTTCGACTTTGCCCACTTCCGCCCGCTGGCGTCACGCG
Protein-coding regions in this window:
- a CDS encoding Alanyl-tRNA synthetase — translated: MSQTVNDLRRAFIQYFEQQGHRAVPSAPLIPQADPTLLFTNAGMNQFKRVFLGEETRAYNRAVTVQKCLRAGGKHNDLENVGYTRRHHTFFEMLGNFSFGDYFKEEAIRFGWEFLTSVVGLAKERMWVTIFREDDEADRLWKKIGVSPGRIVRCGEKDNFWQMADTGPCGPCSELHFDQGPAVPGDATPNGEGDRVIEIWNLVFMQFNRDSAGTLNPLPKPSIDTGMGLERLAAVAQGKLSNYDSDLFAPLLAAIGTRAGARYGAQEQADRSMRVIADHLRAITFLMADGVLPSNEGRGYVLRRILRRAARHGRLLGITEPFLHELTAAVVERMGAAYHELRTAADTVKEATRGEEERFIATLDQGLPILTDMLAKVRAAGQHTLPGADIFKLYDTYGFPMDLIAEACREQDITLDETGFEAAIEEQRTRARKTGGFETETTRPVLSELAGRVGTSKFVGYERLTSEGLVQALLKGERLVKEAHEGDEVEVVLDVTPFYAEGGGQAGDQGVLIGTDGRVEIRDTTRPVPTLIVHKGLVSSGSIRDGERLQLSVNRRTRQDAARNHTATHLVHAALRDLLGPHVKQYGSLVAPNRLRFDFAHFRPLASRDIDEIESIVNEQIRLDETVQTDVMGVQEAVAGGALAFFGDKYGDQVRVVSIDTFSKELCGGTHCRHTGEIGLFRIVSESGVAAGVRRIECLTGSGALDSLKRLEADVRELSDLLKVAPVELVARTRKLTEQLKEKERELADVKLKMASTSSSDAQAREINGVKVHAQRTDGLDVNGMRALADQLRDKLRSGVVALGAANDGKVSLLVVVTKDLIGRLKAGDLIKEMAAEVGGTGGGRPEMAQAGGKNPEGLGTALEKVFGLVQQALER